A single genomic interval of Juglans regia cultivar Chandler chromosome 1, Walnut 2.0, whole genome shotgun sequence harbors:
- the LOC109021324 gene encoding auxin response factor 19-like, with the protein MKAPSNGFLPTPVEGERKSINSELWHACAGPLVSLPPVGSLVVYFAQGHSEQVAASMQKETDFIPNYPNLPSKLICMLHNVTLHADPETDEVYAQMTLQPVNKYDKEAVLASDMGLKQSRQPSEFFCKTLTASDTSTHGGFSVPRRAAEKIFPPLDYSMQPPAQELVARDLHDNSWTFRHIYRGQPKRHLLTTGWSVFVSTKRLFAGDSVLFIRDEKSQLLLGIKRANRQQPALSSSVISSDSMHIGILAAAAHAAANNSPFTIFYNPRASPAEFVIPLAKYNKAMYTQVSPGMRFRMMFETEESGVRRYMGTITGISDLDPIRWKTSQWRNLQVGWDESTAGERPSRVSIWEIEPVVTPFYICPPPFFRPKFPRQPGMPDDESDIENAFKRAMPWLGDDFGMKDAPSSIFPGLSLVQWMNKQQNNQFSAAQAGFFPSMVSSTGMHNSLNADDPSKLLSFQAPVMSAPSLQFNKANPHNQVSQLQQPPVTWPQQQHLQQLLQNPTNQQQLQIQQELQQLPQQQQLQQQQQQQQQQQQLQQHQPQQQQRQQLQQQQQQHQQICHPGLVNNVVVAPNQNPNQTSQQPVAYSQLQQQHMLTGNTQSQQSIHSNSKSSLQMPSIPQDSQFQQQIEPQASLLQRHQQQTQLQQSPLQLFHLQQSLSQRAQQLPQVQQLSQQGLSEQQLQLQLLQKLQQQQQQQQQQLLSPASSLLQPQLPQQQQPNQQNQQVAQLPMSQHQQQQLSSNSFSTEKLLNGNSLSTSALMQSQQIPVNQPHSQHKPLTAIRAHSALTEGDAPSCSTSPSTNNCQVSPSNLLNRSHQGPALLVGDSLVEPANNLIQELHSKSDIQIKHELPSSRGPDQPKYKSTVTDLVEASSSGTSYCLDAGTIQPNFSVPTFGLDGDVQSNPRSNLSFAANIDGLAPDTLLSRGYDSQKDLQNLLSNYGGAPRDFETDLSTAGISPQSFGVPNMPFKPGCSSDITINEAGVLGSGLWANQNQRMRTFTKVQKRGSVGRSIDVTRYKGYNELRHDLARMFGIEGQLEDPQRNDWNLVFVDHENDILLVGDDPWEEFVSCVQSIKILSSAEVQQMSFDGHLGHNPVPNQACSGTDSGNAWRAYDDNSAASFNR; encoded by the exons ATGAAAGCTCCCTCAAATGGGTTTCTGCCAACTCCTGTAGAAG GAGAGAGGAAGAGTATTAATTCAGAGTTATGGCATGCTTGTGCGGGGCCTCTGGTTTCTTTACCTCCAGTTGGAAGTCTTGTGGTTTACTTTGCCCAAGGCCACAGTGAGCAA GTTGCAGCATCCATGCAAAAGGAGACTGATTTCATACCCAACTACCCTAACCTTCCTTCAAAGTTGATTTGCATGCTTCATAATGTCACACTGCAC GCTGATCCTGAAACTGATGAGGTCTATGCACAGATGACCCTTCAACCTGTAAACAAA TATGATAAGGAAGCAGTACTAGCATCTGACATGGGCCTCAAGCAAAGCAGACAACCATCTGAATTCTTCTGCAAAACTCTTACAGCCAGTGACACTAGTACTCATGGTGGATTCTCAGTACCACGCCGAGCAGCTGAGAAGATTTTTCCACCTCTA GATTATTCAATGCAACCCCCGGCTCAGGAGCTAGTAGCTAGAGATTTACATGACAATTCATGGACATTCAGGCATATTTATCGCG GCCAGCCAAAAAGGCACCTGCTGACCACAGGTTGGAGTGTCTTTGTTAGCACCAAAAGACTATTTGCTGGAGATTCTgttctttttataag AGATGAAAAATCCCAGCTTCTCTTGGGCATAAAGCGTGCTAATAGGCAGCAGCCAGCTCTCTCTTCTTCAGTCATATCAAGTGATAGCATGCATATTGGAATTCTTGCTGCTGCAGCTCATGCTGCCGCAAATAACAGTCCATTTACTATATTTTACAACCCAAG AGCCAGCCCTGCTGAGTTTGTGATTCCCTTAGCCAAGTATAATAAAGCAATGTATACCCAAGTTTCACCAGGCATGCGGTTTAGAATGATGTTTGAAACCGAGGAGTCTGGAGTACGCAGATACATGGGAACGATTACTGGTATCAGTGATTTGGATCCCATTCGCTGGAAAACTTCACAGTGGCGCAATCTTCAG GTTGGATGGGATGAATCAACTGCTGGTGAACGGCCAAGCCGAGTTTCGATCTGGGAAATTGAACCTGTTGTAACACCATTCTACATTTGTCCACCTCCATTTTTCAGACCCAAGTTTCCTAGACAACCAGGGATGCCAG ATGATGAGTCTGACATAGAGAATGCTTTCAAGAGAGCCATGCCCTGGCTTGGTGATGACTTCGGCATGAAGGATGCCCCTAGTTCCATATTTCCTGGTTTGAGTTTAGTGCAGTGGATGAACAAGCAGCAAAATAATCAGTTCTCAGCTGCTCAAGCTGGGTTTTTTCCATCCATGGTTTCTTCGACTGGCATGCATAATAGTCTTAATGCTGATGATCCATCTAAATTATTGAGTTTTCAAGCCCCTGTCATGTCTGCACCAAGTCTTCAGTTTAACAAAGCTAACCCGCACAACCAAGTCAGTCAACTGCAACAGCCACCTGTCACGTGGCCCCAACAGCAGCACCTGCAGCAACTATTGCAAAATCCTACTAACCAACAGCAGCTGCAGATACAGCAAGAACTGCAACAGCTGCCACAGCAGCAGCAACTacagcaacagcagcagcagcagcagcagcagcagcaactgCAGCAACATCAgccacaacaacaacaacgacAACAACTgcaacaacagcagcagcagcatcagCAGATATGCCATCCGGGACTTGTAAATAATGTTGTAGTTGCCCCTAACCAGAACCCAAATCAAACTTCACAGCAGCCAGTTGCATACTCTCAGCTTCAACAACAGCACATGCTGACAGGAAATACCCAATCTCAGCAGAGTATACACTCTAATAGTAAAAGTTCATTGCAGATGCCATCAATACCACAAGATTCCCAGTTTCAgcaacaaattgaaccacaagCCAGTCTCTTGCAAAGACACCAGCAGCAGACACAATTGCAACAGTCCCCACTACAGTTGTTCCACTTGCAACAAAGCTTGTCACAGAGAGCACAGCAGCTTCCCCAAGTGCAACAGTTGTCACAGCAGGGCCTTTCAGAGCAACAACTTCAATTGCAGCTGCTTCAGAAATTGcaacagcagcaacaacagcagcagcagcaattGCTCTCCCCAGCAAGCTCACTTTTACAGCCCCAGCTTCCTCAGCAACAGCAGCCAAATCAGCAAAACCAGCAAGTAGCCCAGCTTCCTATGTCTCAACATCAGCAGCAACAGTTAAGCAGCAATAGCTTCTCAACAGAGAAGCTTCTTAATGGTAATAGCTTATCGACTTCTGCACTGATGCAATCACAACAGATTCCTGTGAATCAGCCCCACAGCCAGCACAAACCCCTTACAGCAATCAGAGCCCATTCTGCTCTTACAGAAGGAGATGCTCCCTCATGTTCAACCTCACCTTCTACTAATAATTGCCAGGTTTCGCCATCCAACCTCCTGAACAGAAGCCATCAAGGACCGGCCTTATTGGTGGGGGATTCATTGGTCGAGCCTGCAAATAATTTGATTCAGGAGCTGCATAGCAAATCAGATATACAGATAAAACATGAGTTACCCAGCTCAAGAGGACCAGACcaaccaaaatataaaagtaCAGTCACTGATCTGGTGGAAGCATCCTCTTCTGGAACATCATATTGTTTGGATGCTGGTACCATCCAGCCGAACTTTTCAGTCCCCACTTTTGGTTTGGATGGTGATGTCCAATCAAATCCTCGGAGCAATCTTTCATTTGCAGCTAATATTGATGGACTGGCCCCTGACACTTTGTTGTCAAGGGGGTATGACTCTCAAAAAGACCTTCAGAACTTACTTTCTAATTATGGTGGTGCCCCAAGAGATTTTGAGACAGATTTGTCCACTGCTGGGATCAGCCCTCAGTCATTTGGGGTGCCAAACATGCCTTTCAAGCCAGGGTGTTCAAGTGATATTACTATCAATGAAGCTGGAGTTTTGGGCAGTGGATTGTGGGCTAACCAGAATCAACGTATGCGAACATTTACAAAG GTTCAAAAGCGTGGATCTGTGGGAAGAAGTATTGATGTAACCCGTTATAAAGGGTATAATGAACTCAGGCATGACCTTGCCCGAATGTTTGGAATTGAAGGGCAACTTGAAGATCCACAGCGGAATGACTGGAATTTGGTTTTTGTGGATCATGAGAATGATATTCTTCTTGTTGGTGATGATCCTTGGGA GGAGTTTGTAAGCTGTGTTCAGAGCATAAAGATATTGTCTTCTGCTGAAGTACAGCAAATGAGTTTTGATGGACATCTGGGTCACAACCCTGTCCCAAATCAAGCCTGTAGTGGGACTGACAGTGGCAACGCATGGAGGGCTTATGATGATAACTCTGCTGCCTCGTTTAATAGATAA